In the genome of Synergistaceae bacterium DZ-S4, the window AAGCAGCACTGTTTCATAAAGCCCAAAAGACTCATAGGTGCCTGTGATCCGCATCAGCACCTCTTTTGCTTCGAAAGCGGAACCCTCTGGGACAGCCTCGACAACAGGCGGTTCAGGGAATGTCCTGAAAAGCCGGAGGACTTCTTCGATCCCGGCAAAGATGCCGCTCTTTCTTGTGAAAACCTCTGCTGTCACGGGCGTTTCAAGGAGTCCTGCCGAGCGCAGGACGTCTCTTGTCTTCAAAAAATAGATGTCTGTTGTCCAGCCTGTAAGCAGCTCTTCGTGCGTTGCCGAAAAAAGACGGCCTTCCGTCTCATGGAAGGAGACGATGTCCTTTTGGCTGTCAAGCCTTTTGAGCGGCATGGCGACGGCCTATCTTACGACGACCTGCAGGATCGAAAGCACCATAAAGGCAAGCATCAGTCCCGCAGTTATCTTGGTCAGGGATGACATGCGCTGCCATGTTCCTCCCGTATCTGCCTGAGTGCCGCCTCCGCCGAAGGCTCCGGTGAATCCGCCGCTTTTCCTGTGCTGCATCATTATAACTCCGATCAGAGCTACACAAACAAGGATGTGAAGTATTCCAAGAAGGATTTTCACAAACCACACCTCCAGGGGTTTTCTCTATTCCGGCGGCCGGATCACTGTCCCTGCACAGACCGGGATTTTTCCATAGTACGTACAGCATAGTATTTTAACACAGGTATGAGCATTTCTGCTATACCTTTTATTGCCATAGCCCTATGGGAAATTTTTGTCTTTATCTGATCTCCAAGTTCGGAAAATGTGGCATCATATCCGTCAGGTATGAATATGGGATCATAACCGAAACCGCCGCTGCCGCAAGGCTTTGATGATATTGTACCGCTGCAGATGCCCTTGTATACGAGCGGGTCCTCCCTGTCGGGGAATACGACCGCTATGCAGGAGACAAAGCGGGCTCTCCTGTCCTCTACGCTCTCCATTTTGGAAAGAAGCCATATTGTCCTGTCAGCGTCGCTGCCCGGGACCGCGCGGGCTGAATGCACCCCGGGGGATCCTCCGAGGGCAAAGACTTCCAGGCCGCTGTCATCGGCGAGCGCAGCCATACCAAGCGCTTCAGACCAGGCCCTTGCTTTGAGCAGCGCATTTTCTTCGTAACTTTCGCCTGTCTCATCTACCTCTATCGGAGCATCAGAATCTCCGCCGTAAATGAGCTCTACTCCTATCGGTCTGAAGGCCTCTTTCATTTCACGGTACTTGTTCCTGTTGCTGCTTGCCAGAACTATCTTCATCTCAGAAGAACCGCTTTTTCCTCTTCGGTCAGTTCAAGCGCTTCCGCCTGGATCCGGTGTATCTCACAGATGCCCCTCCATCCCAGAGAGAGGATCTCGTCCAGTTCTGCGCCGGAGAATACACCTCCCTCGCCTGTGCCCTGGAGTTCCACGAATTCTCTCTTTGACGTCATCACTATATTTGCATCGACTTCCGCGGCAGAATCCTCTTCATAGCAGAGGTCAAGCATCGGCACTCCGTTTACCTTGCCTGCGCTGACAGCACCTATTTGAGTCTTCAGAGGGATCTCATTGATCATTGAGTTGGCGGCCATCCATCTCAGAGCGTCAAAAAGAGCGACAAAGCCGGCGGATATCGAGGCTGTCCTCGTTCCGCCGTCTGCCTGAAGGACATCACAGTCTATCCAGATCGTCCTCTCGCCAAGCTTCGACATGTCCACCGCGGCCCTGAGTGATCTGCCGATCAGCCGCTGGATCTCTGTTCCCCTTCCGTTGGGTTTGCCTTTGCTGATGTCCCTCTG includes:
- the rdgB gene encoding RdgB/HAM1 family non-canonical purine NTP pyrophosphatase, whose amino-acid sequence is MKIVLASSNRNKYREMKEAFRPIGVELIYGGDSDAPIEVDETGESYEENALLKARAWSEALGMAALADDSGLEVFALGGSPGVHSARAVPGSDADRTIWLLSKMESVEDRRARFVSCIAVVFPDREDPLVYKGICSGTISSKPCGSGGFGYDPIFIPDGYDATFSELGDQIKTKISHRAMAIKGIAEMLIPVLKYYAVRTMEKSRSVQGQ
- the rph gene encoding ribonuclease PH; its protein translation is MRIDGREPFELRPIMFQRNFSRYAEGSALVEWGNTKVLCTASVEDKVPPFMRGTGSGWISAEYSMLPRSTHQRTQRDISKGKPNGRGTEIQRLIGRSLRAAVDMSKLGERTIWIDCDVLQADGGTRTASISAGFVALFDALRWMAANSMINEIPLKTQIGAVSAGKVNGVPMLDLCYEEDSAAEVDANIVMTSKREFVELQGTGEGGVFSGAELDEILSLGWRGICEIHRIQAEALELTEEEKAVLLR
- the secG gene encoding preprotein translocase subunit SecG, whose product is MKILLGILHILVCVALIGVIMMQHRKSGGFTGAFGGGGTQADTGGTWQRMSSLTKITAGLMLAFMVLSILQVVVR